The sequence TTGATTTAATATTATTCCGTAATTCAATGATATATTTTAATTCTGCATTAAAAGAAAAATCAATAAAAACGATTATAAGAAGTTTGAAAAAAGGAGCATATCTGATAATAGGAGAAAAAGAAACAACAGGGGCAGAGTCAAGCAAAAAGCTAAAAAGAGTTGATAAAAATGTAAGTATTTATAAAAAGAAATCTTTTGCATAGCAATGGCTAAAATCAAATACATAGTAATAGGCGGTTCTGCCGGAAGCTTTAAGGTTGTAACGGAAATAATTGATGCAATACCAAAGAACTTTCCGTTTACTGTAATTTTAGCTCTACATAGATTAAAGCATATCAAAAACGGTTTTGTAGAGGCATTTGCTCCAAAATCAGAGCTGCCGGTTATTGAACCTAATGATAAAGACCCTATTTCAGAAAAGAAAATTTATATTGCCCCTGCAAATTATCATCTTTACATTGAACCCGACAAAACATTTGCCCTTTCTGTTGAAGAATCTGTAAATCATTCTCGCCCCTCAATTGATTTAACCCTAAGTTCTGCAGGACATTCTTTAAAAGATAAAGTTATAGGAATTATGCTTTCGGGAGCAAATAAAGACGGAGCTGTCGGGCTCAAACACATTAAAGAAAACGGAGGAATAACAATTGTTCAATGCCCGGAAGATTCCATGGTAAGAACAATGCCTGACGCTGCAATAAAAGAAGCAAATCCTGAAAAAATATTAACTTCGCAGCAAATTATTGAATATATAGTAAACCTAAAAAAATAATACTGATGCAAAAATTTTCCGCAAGAAAAATATTATCAGCAATCCTGCTTATTCTAATTCTTGTTTTTGCTTATTTGCTCTTTAAAAAAATAAACCCGGAAGATTCAAACTTTCAAGATATCATATTTTTAGGGGGCATATTCTTTTCCGGCTTATTACTTTTTATGTTAGTTCTGACAAAAGCAACAAGGATTAATAAAGGAATAAATGATAATTCCGAAAAAAAAGAAACAAATATTTCTAAAAATATTGAACAAAAAGAACAACTGCAGAGAGAGCAAATGGAAAACCACACATTAGCAATTATTTCAGATATACAAAAACAAAATAACATTAATGAATTGGCAGAATCTCTTTTAATAAAATTTGCTAAGCAATTTTCTGTTGTACAAGGGGTTGTATATGTCAGACAAAAAGACGATAAAACATTTAAAACAGTTGCAACTTATGCACTTTACGGAGAAACAGATAATTTTGTTGAAGGAATTGGAATAAACGGTCAGGTTGCAATAAATAAAAAACTAAAGCTGATTAAAGAAATCCCGGAAAATTATATTACTGTTATTTCCGGTCTCGGAAGCAGCTCACCAAGCAATTTATTAATACTCCCTTTTGTAAATAAGAACAAAACGGTTGCATTAATTGAACTTGCTGCATTCGATGAATTTCCGGAAATAATTAATGAAATTTATAACGAAATAAATGATTCAATTGCAGAAAAATTTGATTCTCTAAATTAATTAAAATGAACACGTTTATAAACCAATTGATAGATCTAGCAATTGCTGAAGATATCGGCGACGGAGACCACACTTCTTTATCCTGTATTCCAAAAGATGCACAAGGACAGGTACAACTTCTCGTGAAGGAAGCAGGGATTTTAGCAGGTGTTGAGATTACAAAAAAAATAATTAAAAAAATTGACTCTGATCTTAAAATGGAAATCTTTCTAAAAGACGGAACAAAAATAAAACCCGGAGATATTGCATTTAAAATTTCCGGAAAAGTAATGTCTATACTTCAAGCAGAAAGACTGTTACTGAACTTTATGCAACGAATGAGCGGGATTGCAACGCAAACAGCAGTTTATGCAGATTTAATAAAAGATTTACCGACAAAAGTCTTGGATACAAGAAAAACGACCCCGGGACTTCGGCATATCGAAAAAATTGCCGTAGAAATCGGAGGAGGAACAAATCACCGAATGGGACTTTATGATATGATAATGTTAAAAGACAACCATATTGACTTTGCAGGAGGAATAAAATCGGCAATTAATAAAGCAAATGAGTATTTGAAAACAAAAAATAAAGATATAAAAATAGAAGTAGAAGTCAGAAATTTTAAAGAATTGCAACAAGTTCCGGACACAGGAAATGTACACAGAATAATGCTGGATAATTTTACCGTTGAAGACACAAAAAAAGCGGTGAAAATGATTGGCGGAAAATACGAAACAGAATCCTCCGGAGGTATAACATTAAAAACACTGCGAGCTTATGCCGAATGCGGTGTTGACTTTATATCGGTCGGAGCATTAACACATCAAATAAAAAGTTTAGATTTAAGTTTAAAAGCAATTTAACTGAAAAATGGATTACGACGTAATAATAATCGGCAGCGGTCCCGGCGGATATGTTGCTGCAATAAGAGCATCACAGCTCGGGTTTAAAACAGCAGTTGTCGAACGAACTGAACTCGGAGGCATTTGTCTTAACTGGGGCTGTATTCCTACAAAATCACTTTTAAAAAGTGCACAAGTATATGAATATGCAAAACATGCTGAAAATTTCGGTATTGAAATTACGGATGTCAAACCGAACTTCAATAAAATAATTGAAAGAAGCAGAAAAGTTTCTGCACAAATGAATAAGGGCGTTGAGTATTTATTCAAAAAAAACAAGATTACTCTTATTCAGGGTTTCGGAAAACTTGCAGGAAATAAAACAATAGAAGTTACGAATAACAACGAAAAAACAGAAAATTATACGGCAACACACATTATTCTGGCAACCGGCTCGCGTTCTCGAGAACTTCCGAACTTAAAACAAGACGGAAAATATATAATCGGGTATCGAGAGGCTTTAACTTTAAACAAACAACCCGAAAGCATGATAGTTGTCGGCTCAGGAGCAATAGGAACAGAGCTTGCATATTTTTATAATGCAATAGGAACACAGGTTACATTAGTTGAATATATGCCTAATATTGTTCCTCTCGAAGACAAAGATGTATCGGCTCAATTAGGACGTTCTTTAAAGAAAGCAAAAATTAAAGTAATGGTTAAATCCTCTGTCGATAAAGTTGAAATAAAAAATGGCAAATGTGTTGCAACAATTAATTCCAAAGGAAAGGAAATACAACTTGAATCGGATATTGTACTTTCGGCTGTAGGCATTATTCCCAATATTGAAAATATAGGAATTGAGGAAACCGGCATTGAACTTGAAAACGGAAAAATAAAAGTTGATAATTTTTACAGAACAAACATTGACGGTATATATGCAATAGGCGACATAGTACACGGACCTGCACTTGCCCATGTTGCTTCTGCCGAAGGCATAACTTGTGTAGAAAGTATTGCCGGCAAAAACTCGGAAGCTGTTGACTATGAAAACATTCCCGGAGCTGTTTACACAACACCCGAAGTTGCATCCGTGGGTTTAACCGAAGATGATGCTGCAAAAAAAGGTTATGAATTAAAAATTGGGAAGTTCCCTTTCAGAGCATCAGGCAAAGCTGCATCAGCAGGAAATCAAGACGGATTTATTAAGCTTATCTTTGATGCAAAAACAGATTTGCTTCTCGGAGCTCATATGGTTGGGTTAAATGTTACCGAAATGATAGCTGAAATTGTTGTTGCAAAAAAGTTGGGAGTAAAAGCACATGATATTATAAAATCAATTCATCCGCATCCCACAATGTCGGAGGCTATTATGGAGGCTGCTGCTGCTGCGTATGATGAAGCTATACACATATAATCTTAATAATCGCTCATTTCATTTAAACTAAGCATTTACTTTAGGTTGCTGTCTTTTTATATTTTCCGGACCACTCTTTATAACCGTAAATTGCCAACACTAAAAATATTACATATTGGATTCCTGTAAAGCCGTATCCTTTAACAAAATACAAGGGAATAGAAACTATATTTACTGCAATCCAAAATATCCAGTTTTCAAGTTTTTTGTTTGCCATTAGCCACATTGCAGCAAAAGCTGCTCCTGTCGTAAAAGTATCTAAAAAAGGTGTCGCTTTTCTGAATTCCGCTAAACTGCCGGATGTAATTTTTGAAAAAGCATAATTAATAGTTTCTCCAAAACTTAAATCATTAGGTATAACATTATAATATCTGTAAACTGCAATCACAAAAAAAGACGTAAACATAAAAATACCGAATGCTTTAAGCTTATCTTTTTTATCAGATTTTGAAACGGATATATGATTATTTTTACCGTCAACTATTTTGCTCCACATATACCATCCGTAAATGCTCATTAAGGTATAATAAATATTAATAATTAAATCACCGTACAGGCTCCATTGAAATAAAAGGAACACATATAAACCCGTGCTTATGATACCCGAAGGAAAAACGAGAATGTTTTCTTTTTTTGCAAAAAGCACACTTATTACTCCGAATAACGCAGCAATAAATTCTAATGAAATATTAAGTGTTGTCGAATTATTATACGGTTCGGTAAAAAAATCAATTAAGCTCATATCTGCTTATTGTAAATCAGAGTTTACCATTTTCAGTATAAATACAGAAGACGGTATTTTAAAACTTTTTTTAATCTCCTTTGTTAAAATATTCATTACATCGTCATATTTACCAAAAACTTGCGTGCTCATTCCGTTTCGTGAAATTTCAAGCTCTTCGTAATTTTGTAACCGGTGTATAAAGTCTAAAATGGGTGCTTTAAATTCAACTTTTAAAGGATAATAACTTATATCAACTGAAATATTCATAAAATTAAATTATAATTAAGTTTCAAAAGTAATAACAAAGTAATACTTTTATAATTCTAAAATAAAAACAAATTATGACAGTTCAAAATATTATTGCCGCTCAAAAAGTTTTTTTCTTATCAGGGCAAACAAAACCCGTAAAATTCAGAATAAAAAAATTAAAAAAATTAAAAACTGCTCTTCAGGAAAATGAAAAATATTTATATGAAGCAATTTATAAAGATTTCGGCAAATCTGAATTTGAAACTTATGCTACAGAACTTTCCTTAGTATATTCAGAAATTAATTTGTCAATAAAAAAAGTTTCTAAATGGGCAAAGCGGAAAAAACAAAAAACAAATTTGGCAAACTTGCCGGGTAAAAGTTATATTATTCCTGAGCCGCTCGGAACTTGCTTGGTTATAGGTGCTTGGAATTATCCTT comes from Bacteroidales bacterium and encodes:
- a CDS encoding chemotaxis protein CheB, with amino-acid sequence MAKIKYIVIGGSAGSFKVVTEIIDAIPKNFPFTVILALHRLKHIKNGFVEAFAPKSELPVIEPNDKDPISEKKIYIAPANYHLYIEPDKTFALSVEESVNHSRPSIDLTLSSAGHSLKDKVIGIMLSGANKDGAVGLKHIKENGGITIVQCPEDSMVRTMPDAAIKEANPEKILTSQQIIEYIVNLKK
- the nadC gene encoding carboxylating nicotinate-nucleotide diphosphorylase; translation: MNTFINQLIDLAIAEDIGDGDHTSLSCIPKDAQGQVQLLVKEAGILAGVEITKKIIKKIDSDLKMEIFLKDGTKIKPGDIAFKISGKVMSILQAERLLLNFMQRMSGIATQTAVYADLIKDLPTKVLDTRKTTPGLRHIEKIAVEIGGGTNHRMGLYDMIMLKDNHIDFAGGIKSAINKANEYLKTKNKDIKIEVEVRNFKELQQVPDTGNVHRIMLDNFTVEDTKKAVKMIGGKYETESSGGITLKTLRAYAECGVDFISVGALTHQIKSLDLSLKAI
- the lpdA gene encoding dihydrolipoyl dehydrogenase → MDYDVIIIGSGPGGYVAAIRASQLGFKTAVVERTELGGICLNWGCIPTKSLLKSAQVYEYAKHAENFGIEITDVKPNFNKIIERSRKVSAQMNKGVEYLFKKNKITLIQGFGKLAGNKTIEVTNNNEKTENYTATHIILATGSRSRELPNLKQDGKYIIGYREALTLNKQPESMIVVGSGAIGTELAYFYNAIGTQVTLVEYMPNIVPLEDKDVSAQLGRSLKKAKIKVMVKSSVDKVEIKNGKCVATINSKGKEIQLESDIVLSAVGIIPNIENIGIEETGIELENGKIKVDNFYRTNIDGIYAIGDIVHGPALAHVASAEGITCVESIAGKNSEAVDYENIPGAVYTTPEVASVGLTEDDAAKKGYELKIGKFPFRASGKAASAGNQDGFIKLIFDAKTDLLLGAHMVGLNVTEMIAEIVVAKKLGVKAHDIIKSIHPHPTMSEAIMEAAAAAYDEAIHI
- the pnuC gene encoding nicotinamide riboside transporter PnuC, which translates into the protein MSLIDFFTEPYNNSTTLNISLEFIAALFGVISVLFAKKENILVFPSGIISTGLYVFLLFQWSLYGDLIINIYYTLMSIYGWYMWSKIVDGKNNHISVSKSDKKDKLKAFGIFMFTSFFVIAVYRYYNVIPNDLSFGETINYAFSKITSGSLAEFRKATPFLDTFTTGAAFAAMWLMANKKLENWIFWIAVNIVSIPLYFVKGYGFTGIQYVIFLVLAIYGYKEWSGKYKKTAT